From the genome of Papaver somniferum cultivar HN1 chromosome 2, ASM357369v1, whole genome shotgun sequence, one region includes:
- the LOC113350589 gene encoding zinc finger MYM-type protein 1-like, producing the protein MTLIIRCVDTSATPVKVEEFFMGFLKVDNTTGQGLFEVLKDTLSSLQLDIDNIKGQGYDNGSNMKGIRKSVQNKMIQINPRAFYSPCDCHSLNLTISDMVKSSSIGGTFFAAIQNIYVMFSASPNRWKIYQDHVKEYCEDQKVRHTDGNIIKQDMENFEFLLSMVIWHNILSAVNKVSKMLQTEDIDINSDIQQLKGLTSYLDTYREDGFQQAISLISTRFKKFEMYDENFGFLFNVNKIHSVDDESLKESCMKLEGYLQHVSSKDIDGMDLFLELKMLTCIVPTSKKKPKDVLNFLKTIDGPSSYPNAWVAFGILLTIPVTVASA; encoded by the exons ATGACTCTTATTATTAGGTGTGTGGATACTTCTGCAACTCCGGTAAAAGTGGAAGAATTTTTTATGGGATTCTTAAAGGTGGACAACACAACTGGTCAAGGTCTTTTTGAAGTGCTTAAGGATACTTTGAGTAGTCTTCAGCTTGATATTGACAACATAAAGGGCCAGGGATATGACAACGGTTCTAATATGAAAGGAATACGTAAAAGCGTACAAAATAAGATGATTCAAATAAATCCTAGAGCATTTTATTCTCCATGTGATTGTCATAGTCTCAACCTTACTATTAGTGATATGGTGAAGTCAAGTTCGATAGGTGGTACTTTTTTTGCTGCAATTCAAAATATTTATGTGATGTTTTCGGCTTCACCAAACCGGTGGAAGATTTACCAAGATCATGTTAAAG AGTATTGTGAAGATCAAAAGGTGAGGCATACTGATGGGAACATAATTAAACAAGATATGGAAAATTTTGAATTCTTGCTTAGTATGGTTATTTGGCATAATATCTTATCGGCCGTGAATAAGGTTAGTAAAATGCTGCAAACAGAAGATATTGATATTAATAGTGATATTCAACAGTTAAAGGGACTCACTTCCTATCTTGATACATATCGAGAAGATGGATTTCAACAAG CTATATCTTTAATAAGTACTAGGTTTAAAAAATTTGAAATGTACGATGAGAACTTTGGATTCTTATTTAATGTGAATAAGATACACTCTGTTGATGATGAAAGCTTAAAAGAATCATGTATGAAGCTTGAAGGTTATCTGCAGCATGTCTCTTCAAAAGATATAGATGGAAtggatttatttttggaattgaaAATGCTGACATGTATCGTTCCAACTTCTAAGAAAAAACCCAAAGATGTGCTGAATTTTCTGAAGACTATAGATGGCCCTTCTTCTTATCCAAATGCGTGGGTGGCTTTCGGGATCTTGTTAACTATACCGGTTACCGTTGCATCTGCATAA